The following are encoded together in the Bubalus bubalis isolate 160015118507 breed Murrah chromosome 14, NDDB_SH_1, whole genome shotgun sequence genome:
- the GJD4 gene encoding gap junction delta-4 protein isoform X1, which translates to MDQSDLLGFLVITLNCNVTMVGKIWLIFMVLLRMVVLILAGSPVYQDEQERFVCNTLQPGCANVCYDIFAPVSHLRFWLIQSVSVLLPSAVFGVYVLHKGAELAARRSRGLQDASEDHDAQGLTPGARRYLTVPDFSSGYVVHLCLRTLTEAAFGALHYLLFGFLVPKRFSCTHPPCTSVVDCYVSRPTEKSILMLFVWAMCALSFLLTVADLVCSVCWKTRGRPGEARRRPCPGARDAAPEGRGAREGLGVHEGRGERARTGLGTRGPGAHSPAAESAAPGRLELPAEDESDALSSASDQPRLARPGAAALGWEERPCAPRAPLSGPGKSEWV; encoded by the coding sequence GGAAGATCTGGCTTATCTTCATGGTGCTGCTGAGGATGGTGGTGCTCATCCTAGCCGGGTCACCGGTCTACCAGGACGAGCAGGAGAGGTTCGTCTGCAATACTTTGCAGCCGGGATGCGCCAATGTCTGCTACGACATCTTCGCCCCCGTGTCCCACCTGCGATTCTGGCTGATCCAGAGCGTGTCTGTTCTCCTTCCGTCCGCGGTTTTCGGCGTCTACGTGCTGCACAAAGGAGCTGAGCTGGCCGCACGCAGATCCCGTGGGCTGCAGGATGCCTCGGAGGACCATGACGCCCAGGGGCTGACCCCCGGGGCCAGGCGCTACCTGACGGTGCCGGACTTCTCCTCGGGCTACGTGGTCCACCTCTGCCTCCGGACCTTGACCGAGGCAGCTTTCGGTGCCCTGCATTACCTCCTCTTCGGATTCTTGGTCCCCAAGAGGTTCTCTTGCACGCACCCTCCTTGCACTAGCGTGGTGGACTGTTACGTCTCCCGACCCACGGAGAAGTCCATCCTGATGCTTTTCGTCTGGGCGATGTGCGCGCTGTCTTTCCTACTTACTGTCGCCGACCTGGTCTGCAGCGTGTGCTGGAAGACGCGAGGGCGACCCGGTGAGGCCCGGAGGAGACCGTGTCCAGGGGCAAGGGATGCGGCGCCTGAGGGACGCGGGGCgcgggaggggctgggggtgcacGAGGGACGCGGGGAGCGCGCTCGCACGGGCCTGGGGACCCGAGGGCCGGGCGCGCACAGCCCCGCGGCAGAGTCCGCTGCGCCCGGGAGGCTGGAGCTGCCGGCAGAGGACGAGAGCGACGCGTTGTCCTCAGCCAGCGACCAGCCGCGCTTGGCCCGGCCCGGAGCGGcggccctggggtgggaagagcgGCCCTGCGCGCCGCGTGCCCCGCTCTCCGGCCCCGGCAAGTCCGAGTGGGTGTGA
- the GJD4 gene encoding gap junction delta-4 protein isoform X2 — MVLLRMVVLILAGSPVYQDEQERFVCNTLQPGCANVCYDIFAPVSHLRFWLIQSVSVLLPSAVFGVYVLHKGAELAARRSRGLQDASEDHDAQGLTPGARRYLTVPDFSSGYVVHLCLRTLTEAAFGALHYLLFGFLVPKRFSCTHPPCTSVVDCYVSRPTEKSILMLFVWAMCALSFLLTVADLVCSVCWKTRGRPGEARRRPCPGARDAAPEGRGAREGLGVHEGRGERARTGLGTRGPGAHSPAAESAAPGRLELPAEDESDALSSASDQPRLARPGAAALGWEERPCAPRAPLSGPGKSEWV; from the coding sequence ATGGTGCTGCTGAGGATGGTGGTGCTCATCCTAGCCGGGTCACCGGTCTACCAGGACGAGCAGGAGAGGTTCGTCTGCAATACTTTGCAGCCGGGATGCGCCAATGTCTGCTACGACATCTTCGCCCCCGTGTCCCACCTGCGATTCTGGCTGATCCAGAGCGTGTCTGTTCTCCTTCCGTCCGCGGTTTTCGGCGTCTACGTGCTGCACAAAGGAGCTGAGCTGGCCGCACGCAGATCCCGTGGGCTGCAGGATGCCTCGGAGGACCATGACGCCCAGGGGCTGACCCCCGGGGCCAGGCGCTACCTGACGGTGCCGGACTTCTCCTCGGGCTACGTGGTCCACCTCTGCCTCCGGACCTTGACCGAGGCAGCTTTCGGTGCCCTGCATTACCTCCTCTTCGGATTCTTGGTCCCCAAGAGGTTCTCTTGCACGCACCCTCCTTGCACTAGCGTGGTGGACTGTTACGTCTCCCGACCCACGGAGAAGTCCATCCTGATGCTTTTCGTCTGGGCGATGTGCGCGCTGTCTTTCCTACTTACTGTCGCCGACCTGGTCTGCAGCGTGTGCTGGAAGACGCGAGGGCGACCCGGTGAGGCCCGGAGGAGACCGTGTCCAGGGGCAAGGGATGCGGCGCCTGAGGGACGCGGGGCgcgggaggggctgggggtgcacGAGGGACGCGGGGAGCGCGCTCGCACGGGCCTGGGGACCCGAGGGCCGGGCGCGCACAGCCCCGCGGCAGAGTCCGCTGCGCCCGGGAGGCTGGAGCTGCCGGCAGAGGACGAGAGCGACGCGTTGTCCTCAGCCAGCGACCAGCCGCGCTTGGCCCGGCCCGGAGCGGcggccctggggtgggaagagcgGCCCTGCGCGCCGCGTGCCCCGCTCTCCGGCCCCGGCAAGTCCGAGTGGGTGTGA